In Aristaeella hokkaidonensis, the following are encoded in one genomic region:
- a CDS encoding GGDEF domain-containing protein, which translates to MTAKNEKMRPITAEEHKELGRIHAEKKISAVNDALQFPVGDAFDEELTGILNSDAEANGEVVAIALIDCDRFDHINKDFSREAGDQILIEAGKYIRDNLPEGAKVFRIGGDEFGIIFRGTLEREEIFLLLNDLKNNYSVKTPDGERQTITIGMATAFEDASRCAELIRKADGALYRAKVAGGNKVTMAKEEKMVPKTSHFTQDQLQRLAKLSKREGVGEAILLREGLDLLLKKYDI; encoded by the coding sequence ATGACAGCGAAGAATGAAAAGATGAGGCCGATTACCGCGGAAGAACACAAAGAACTGGGACGGATCCACGCGGAAAAGAAGATTTCAGCCGTGAACGACGCGCTGCAGTTCCCGGTTGGAGACGCTTTTGACGAGGAACTGACCGGCATCCTGAATTCGGACGCGGAAGCGAACGGTGAAGTGGTGGCGATTGCCCTGATTGACTGTGACCGGTTTGACCATATCAACAAAGACTTCAGCCGGGAGGCCGGTGACCAGATCCTGATCGAAGCCGGGAAATATATCCGGGACAACCTGCCGGAGGGAGCAAAGGTCTTCCGGATTGGCGGGGACGAGTTTGGCATCATCTTCCGTGGAACGCTGGAGCGGGAGGAAATCTTCCTGCTGCTGAACGACCTGAAGAACAACTACAGCGTAAAAACGCCGGATGGCGAACGGCAGACCATCACCATCGGCATGGCGACGGCCTTTGAGGATGCCAGCCGCTGCGCGGAATTGATCCGGAAGGCAGACGGTGCGCTGTACCGGGCCAAGGTTGCCGGCGGAAACAAGGTGACTATGGCCAAGGAAGAAAAGATGGTACCCAAAACCAGCCATTTCACCCAGGACCAGCTGCAGCGGCTGGCCAAGCTGTCCAAGCGGGAAGGCGTCGGCGAAGCCATCCTGCTGCGGGAAGGACTGGACCTGCTGCTGAAAAAATACGATATCTGA